The segment GAGGCGATCGGCCTTGTGCCTTGGCAGCACACGCGCGCCGGTGCCCTGTCGTCGGGACTTCGGCAACGGCTTGCGGTGGCGCTCGCATTCCTCGGCAAACCGCGCGTGGTGCTGCTGGATGAGCCCACTGCGGGCGTGGATTCCGAAGGTCGCGAGTTGATCGCCGGCCTTCTTGGCCGCGTGGCAGAGCGCGGAGGCACCGTGCTGTTTACCACCCACCTCCGGGAAGATCTGGCCTACGCCTCGCGCTCGTACTCGCTCGCGGCCGGCCGGTTGGAGGTGCGACCATGAGAGTGATCCGCGGAGTGTTGGTCCACCTTCGCCTTCAATTGATCACGCACGTGCGCAACCGGCAGGCACTGCTCTACAGTCTCGTGCTCCCGTTGCTGTTCCTGGCCGGTTTTGCCGCGGTGTTCCGAGCCGGCGAACCGCCTCTTCTGGATCAGGCGGGCCAGCTTGTTACACTCACCCTGCTCGGCGGGGCGTGTTTCGGGCTTCCAGTGACATTGGTTGCGGAGCGCCAGGCAGGCCTGTGGCGCCGACATCGACTGAATCCTGTGTCACCCGTGTGGATCCTGATTGCTGTCCTGGCCACCCGTTGTGCCTTACTTGTCGCCTCGCTGGGGTTGCAGGTCGCTGTGGCGCACCTCGCCTGGGGAATGCCGCTTCCCGCTGATCTGTGGTCGCCTGCCTGCGCACTCTCGGTTTCTGCAGCCGCGTTTTTGTGTCTGGGGCTGCTCATTGCGGCGGCCGCTGACACCGTGCCAGCAGTCCAGGCCCTGGGACAATGCCTGTTCCTGCCCGTGGTGATTCTGGGCGGCGTTGGCGTGCCTGTCGCAGCCTTGCCAGACTGGGCGCAGGTCTTTTCGGCGTTCACCCCCGGCCGGTATTCCGTGGAGCTGGTGCAGGCCGCGTGGATCGGAGCGCCCACTGCCGAGAGTCTTCCTTGGTTTGCACTCCTGGCGATAGGGATGGGGGCAGGAACAGCGGGTCTTTTGCTTTTTCGTTGGTCCCCGACCCATCGTCCAAGTGGGTCGGAGCGGTTTCGCGCGTCGCTTGGCCTCGTCCCGTGGCTTGCCGTAGGCGCGTGGGCGGCACTTTCCGGCCGTATTGGGCCGGTGTCTGCGGTGCCGGAGCCGGAGCATCTGGATGAAGCGCGTATCCGTGCGATTGATACAACCGGCCTCCCGGCGGACGACAGCCTCGTCACACCGATGCGAGCCCTCGATCGGTCAGGAGACCAGGCGGTGCGGGACCTCAGGCAGCTGCTTCCGGGCTGGCAGGGGAGGTTCGGTGGCGATCCGCGAGACCGGGTCCGCGGGGTTCTGTCCGCGGCGGCCCTCGCCGATGCGGGCCAGGATGTGTTGGAGCGCGATCTGGCCTTGGCCGTCTACCTGCACCTACGTGACGCCTTCCCTCCAGGCGAGCTCCGGCGCCTACTCGCCTGGATAGCGCTCACGCCCGAGAGGGGACGAGTCGCCAGCGACGCCTCCGAGCTTGGCGTGAAGCGGAGGGCGCCGGAAGCCCTTGTGCGTGAGAGGACGCGGCTCTACGCGTTGAAGTTCATGCTGCTTATCCGCGACGAGGGCGTCACTTCGCCTCGTTGACCACGCGAATCTCACTCAGGATCCAGTCACCGTCCTTTCGCGAAAGAACGCCCTCTATCTGCTGGCCCTCCTTGAGGCGTTTCGCGTCTTCCGGTGTGACGGTGAAAACCATGGTCATGGCAGCCATGAAACCAGGAATCTCCTCGTGCTTCACGGTGATGCGTGACTTTTCCGCGTTCACGCGGCGGATCACCCCCTTGAGCGGGTGTTTTTCAGCTGCCTCTCCCGCTTTCTCGGAGGTTGGCTCGCAGCACTTGCAAGATTCCTCCGCGAGGAGGCGGGGTGTGTGAGCGAGCACCACTGCGGCAGCGAGTGCGAAGGTACGGATGATGACGGGACGTAGTGTGAACTGCATGGCGGAATCAGTTTAGGGAAAGAGGATGTGGCGGTAGTTCGCGGCGAGTTTCCTGGTGGGTGAAGAACCAGGGCAAATGTTGGTGCGATCAGTTCAAGAATGCGAGACGCCTCCCGAGTGCAACATCGACGAGGGTGATGAGAAGCAGGCTGGCAAGGAGTAACGGCGCCAGCACGGCGCATGCTCCGCCTGCAACCAGCAGCCACTTTGGAAATGGGCTCGTTCCCTTGGGTGCACCGAGTGAACCTGCGGGCTTTCTGCGCCACCAGAGCCAGACACCGCTTAAGGCCATCGTGATGATGCCCAGGCAGGCGAACGTGCCCGCGATCTGATTGGGAGGACCGAAGAGCTGACCTTCGTGCAGAATTATCCCAAAGGTGAAGAACTTGGCGATGCGGCCAAAGTCCTTGTAGCGAATGTCGGCCAGAATTTTGCCCGAGTATTGGTCAAGATGAAGGTACGTCCGCGTGAAGGCGCGATTGCGGTCCGAAAGGATCGAGTACACCCCTTTGGAGTTCTGTGGGAGTGCGATTGCGTAGGCATCGGTCACGCGTTGTTCGGCGGCGATTGCCATCACCCTGTCGAGCGACAGGGCCTGGGGGGAAGCCGGTTCAGAGGAGGCGGCCTCTGCAGCTTGGCTGGCTTTGGCGGGATCAGCCAGATAAGGGGACCACCCCCCGAGCAACTCGGAACGATGGGCGCTAGCCTGTGTTTCCCGTGGCTGCCATTCACCGGTCCATTGCGCGAGTTGCTTGATCCAGGTGCCGCTCACTCTCGTCCATGGCATTCCCGTCGCCAAGAGCAGCAGCACAAGGCCGGCACACCAGGCGGCGGGCACGGCGTGCAAGTCGCGCCAGGCAACGCGACTCCCATGCGTGAAGCGAGGGTAGAGGAATCCGCCGGCTCGAAAAGGTCGGGGCCACCAAAGGTGAAGCCCGGTCAATACCAAGATGAACGCCCAAGAGGCGGCCAGTTCCACAATGACTTCACCAGTGGCGCCTGCGAGGAGGGAGCCGTGCAAGTCGTGGACAAACGTCATCAATCGGTCGGATTCCTTTCGGATCCCAAGGACCTTCCCGTCCCCGGGGTGCACAAAAACAGAAGCCTTTGCTTCCCCTGCATGTCCCCGAAACACCACCTCGACGCTGCGGCCTGGAGCGGTTGCCGGCACGAATAGAATGGCAGCCCGCCCCGGCAGCGCCGCGCGTGCTGACTCAAGCAGGGAGTCAGCAGAAAGGGAGACCGTGTGCGAGCGACTCGTTTGCAATAAGTCTCGGTAGCGCCACTCCTCGTACTGGGGTTTCCAGAGATAGATGGCACCGGTTACGGCCAGGAAGACGGCGAAGGGTGCAACGAGCAGACCAGCGAAGAAGTGCCAGCGCCAGATGCGACGGTTGAGGGGTGCGGTGCTCATGGGTCAGAACGTCCAGCGCAATTCCGCAACCCAGGTGCGCCCGGGCATCGGGTGGAACACATGGTAGCGACGATCGTTCACGTTATCCACACCAGCAGACAAGGTGAACATCCGCAGCGGCGACCAGGTTGCCTTGAGGTCCGCCACGAAAAAGGAGTCGGTGCCCCCATATCCGCCAAACGGGTCTGAGTTGTCCAGCGTGTTGTATTGGTAACTTGAATACCGTGCGGCGGCGGAGAGTGAGAGGGATCGCGTGGCTGCGTAGGTCGCAATGGCCTTCACCTGCCACCGCGGGATGCGGGGGAACTGTTTGCCCACCGATGCGGTGAACCCCGGGTTCTCCAGGATCACAGACCGCGTGTAGGAGAGGCTGGCATCGAGTGTGAGGCCCTCGATACCTGTTTCCCTAGCCTGGACCGCCGCTTCAGCGCCTCGCGTTCGGACCCTGCGGACATTCTGGACGCCGCTGAACGTGGTGCCATCAGGCCGAAGGGTGCTCTGGCTGATCAAGGCATCGTGGACATCCTCCTCGAAGACGCTCATCCGCGCAGTTCCGCCTCCGGCAAGCGCATGTTCGAGAGTGAGATCCTTCGCAAGATCGCGCTCCGGCTTGAGGTTGGGATCATTCTGCGTGAGCGAACCGGTTGTCGAGAGGCTCCCTTGAAAGAGCTCGCCCACGGTGGGAAAACGGACGGCTCGCGCGAGCGAAAGGCGGCTGGTGAAGGCAGGAGTGAACCGGTATGCGACCGCCAGTTTCGGGGACCACGCGTTTTGATTGCGGGCGGGATAGGAGGACGACAGCCGATTGCCCGAAACATCCCGGGCGCGGAAGCCCTCGGCAGCTTCCCAGTCTTCCCACCGCACCCCGAGGGTGAGTGAGAGTGCCTGCGTGATGCGCCAGGCATCCTGGGCGAATAAGGCGTGGGTGCGTGTCCTTCCGCCGTTGCCATTCGAGAGGGAAGTACGGGCCTCGTCGCGGGTCCAATCAGTCATTGCCCACTGGTTTTGCCGCGTGAAGTAGCGGTCGTAGTGGTAACCGAATGCAGGTGCATGCGCCGCGCTGAAAGAGTCGGTACCATGCCAGCCAAAGACTGCGTCCACGCTCTGCCAACCCGTGCGGCCGATGATCGTAGCCTGCCCGCCGCCGCCGTTGGCCGCAAGCGGGAGGGCAGATGACGAGGCATAACCCTTGTCCTTCAGCACATCATACCAGGACGCCGTCACGGCTGCCTGAAGGCCGTCAGTTGGCTCATGCGCCACAGTGACCGCATTCACGAGGTCGGCCTGGTAGCGGCGGCTCAGTGAGAACGCGTTTGCCGGGATCGTGTACGTGCGCCCCCCAAGTTCCACACGTCCGGCCCAGACCGGTTGTCCGGCAGAGTCGTGCAGGTAGGTTTCGGGCGACAGCGACTTTTCCTGGTTTTGCCAGTACATCGCCGTGTAGCGCAGGTGCAGCGACTCCGTGACGTCCAACCCCAGTTTGAGCTTAAGGAGGTCGTGGATCGCTTCGGTCGAGCCAGCGGACCCATAAACGAGGCGCGCATTTCCCGAGAAGTCGGTGTCGCGAAGGGCGCCTGTGGTGGCGAGGGCTCCCTGTCCACCGGCGGTTGTCTGGGACTCGTTTACTGTCGCGAACGTCATCGGATGGCTGTCGTTCTCCAGCCGGTTAAGGAACGCGAAGTAGGAGAGCCTGCCCTTACGGTCGCCGACGGACGCATAGAATGAACGGCCGACGTAGTCCCGGTCCGTGCCATACTCCGTGAAGTTCTGGACGAACGACTGGACGCGCACGGTCGAGGTGAGCTTCGATGGCAGCTTGGTGGTGAAGAGCACCGTGCCACCGATGCTGTTGCCCGCATAAATGGCTGAATACGGCCCATAACTCACCGCGATCTTCTCAATCTCCTCGGGCGCCACGAGGAACCACCGCGGGGAATTCCCGAAGCCGGTCCCCAGGAAATTGGAAAGCAGGATCCCGTCTGCATAGACAAGCGTGCGGCCTGGCTGCCTGTTGCTCGTGCCTCGAATGCTCGTGAGGGCGTTCTTGTCGCCGATAAAGCGCTTCCGGATGAAAAGATTGGGCAGATGCTGCAGGGCGTCACCCGTTTCCGGGAGGTTTAACGCCCGCAGGTCGTCGCCCATGATCTGGTGGGTGACGGCAGGCGCCTTGAGGCGATAGGTCGCCGGGTTGGTCTCGACCAGGTAATCGTCGAGATGGACGACCTCGAGATCGGCGTATACAGTTTCTGAATACGAGAGGTGCGGCGCTGCGCAGAGCGCGGCGCCCGTGAGGATGCGTGTGAAGGGCATGATGTGGGTGGCCCGCGACAGCACATCACTCCCGCGATTCTGCGGGTCGGATGCGCCGGTTGGATGCCGGTCGCGGATCGGCCTGATCGTTGGGATGCGGACGCGCGCGGTGCGCCTCGGCCGCTTGACGTCAGGCCACCCGTGGCGGGCGGAGCGAGGGCTCGGGCGTCCATTGCGGCCGCATGGCCTCAACGGCGCTCGGAATCCCCGTGGAGACGGGAGGCTGAATGCCGGTGGGCTGCGGTCGCGGCAGCACCAGGAGCCATTTCCCGTCCGGTTTCGCGCCAGCCTGGGTCATGCCGGATTCCTGCTCTTTCGCGTCACGCACCACCTTGCACATGGAGCAGAGGTTCTGCGGGTTGAAGGTTTCCTGCACGGCTTCCACAAGCGGCAGGTCTTCGGAATAGGCGGCAATCATCTTGCCCCAGGCAAACGTCTGCACCAGATCCCAGTGACTGCCGCTGGCCACGAGCCAGGCGACGAGGACAAGGAAGTGGTGGAGCCTTTGCACGGGTGCACCGAAATCAGAGGATCAACAACTTCGCAAGTTTTGAGCATGGGGCAGGGGCGCGGCCCGGTCCCGGCCCGAGTCGAATCACCCACGCGGTAAATTTCAATTGACTCTCCCGGTCCAACCTGAGTTTCTGTCCGGCTTTAACTAGCAAAAACCGTCATGGCCAACACGAAATCCGCCATCAAAGCCGCTCGCAAGACTGCCCGCCTCACCGCGCGCAATAAGGCGGTCAAAACCCGCCTGAAGACCCTGCACAAGAAGTTTGAGGCGGCTGTCAAAGCCAACGATGCCGCCACCGCCGCTTCGGCCGGCCGCTCCTACGCCTCCGCCATGGATCGCGCCACCAAGTCGGGTGTGGTTCACAAGAACGCAGCCGCTCGCGCGAAGGCACACGTCGCCAAGTTCGCCCAGGCGAAGTGATTTTTCTCCCTTTTCGGCCCCCGGTTCTCACCGGGGGCTTTTTTGTGCCCGCGGGTGATTCAGCATTGTGCCCGGGGCGAGGCGGGCTGTTGATCGACTGGCGTGGAAGCCCCGCCTGTTGAATTACTCTTGTACCGGCATGTGGCTTCAGCCTGGGAGCCGTGTGTGCGACCTTGGCTGGAGCAGGCGGCCCATTTTGCGGGTCGTTCCTGGGTGGTGGTCTCGTCGCGCGGCCAGGCCCAGGCGTGGAAGCAGTACTGCCTGGAGCGGAATCTTCCGCTCCTCGGGGTGGAGTTCCTGACACCTGGCCTTGCGCGACAAAAATGGGTGGCTCAGGGAATTTGGAAACCGGCGTTGGGGCGTGAGTTATTGCTGCACGGCCTGGGTCGCGAAGTGGAGGCAATGCTCGCCGACCCTGCACTTGCAGAAGCAGACCATGCGTTGCTCCTCAGTCTCAAGACAGACTTGGAGACGGCCCTCGATGATTTTGACGCCCTGCTGCGCGCAGGGTTCGGCCCGCAGGCGTTTCCCTGGCCCATCCTCACCCAGCTGTTTGAGCGTCTGGAACAATGGACGGCCTCGCTTGGCTATGAGCTGGCGCCGCGTCAGGCGATTCATGCCGCCAATTCCCCCTCGGTGCTTGAGAGCCGCATTCTCGTACTCGGCCTTGGGCCCGAGAATTGGGGCGAGTTCCCCAACGTGGTTGCGTTGGTGAGACGCTGCAGGCAGGCAACGGTTGTCCTGCCTGAGCCGGAGTTGCGGGGCGGCAAAGACGTCGATGAACGATGGGTCGAGGCATGGGAGGCAGTGCTTGGCGTGCCTGCGGTGCCGCTGGACTCTGGCGAACCAGCCAATTGCGGGAGTGCAGTGGTGGGGTGGCTACCCGGCACGGATGGCGACTCGAAAATTGATTGGGCGCGAGTGTCGTCTGTGGTCGCGCGCAGTTCGCTGGATGAGTCCGCGCTCATCGCACACGGAGTTCAAACGTGGCTTGCGGCAGGAGCGGAGTCGATTGCGGTCGTGTTTCCGAAAGCCGACGCGGTGTACGTCGACGTGCGTGCGCGGCTCGGTGCGGCGGGAGTGGCGTTTCGAGACGAGATTGGCGCAGCGGGCCTCGTGTCGCCGGAGACAGCCTGCCAGCGTGCGCTGCTCCAGCTTTGGACCGAAGGCGGGCGGTGGAACGAGTTGCTCGCCTTGTGGCCGCATGCGGTGCGGCAGGGGAAGACCCGAGTTGCGCTGCATGCGTTTCGTCGTGCCGTCCAACGCTGGTTTGATGCGACGCAAACGCTCCAGATTCGGGATGCGAGTCCCCTCATCGAGGCTGGCACCGGAGAGGCGGCAGTCGCGCTCCAGAAGTTGTTGCCCGCGCTTCAACTGGAATGGCCCGTCGACGCCACGCTCGACCTCGTTTTGCGCCGATGCGAGGAGGCTTGGGAAGCGTGGGAGACCGGTGTGCCGGGCGGGTGGGAAGCCTTGCGCGCCTTCGCCGAACGCGAACAGCGGGCCGAGCCGCCGTCGCGCTGGTTTAGTCTCATTCAACGCTTCCTTGCGGAACCGGGAACCGAGGCAAAACCGCCGGGTTCTGCGGGCTTCGCCCGCGTGGTTTTGACCACGCGAAGGCGCGCCGACGGTGCGCCTTGGACACACCTGTGGCTGGCCGAAGGAAATGCAGGGGTCTGGCCCCAGAGGCGGGAGTCGAGTTGCTGGCTCCCGGACGAGACGCGTCAGGAGCTTGCGCGCAATGCGCCTCACCGGCTCGCCGTCTTCACGGCCGATGAACGCGCGTGGCTCGAAAAATGTGCCTATGCCCGCCTCGCGCGGGACACGCGGGACACGCTGGTGATATCTGCATCGGTGCAGGACCCTGTGGATCCGGAGGCGGAGCGTGCGCCGAACGCCTGGCTCGAGCGCCTCCTCTGGCAGGTGCCAACGAGAGACCAAGGCAGTAGCCTCGAGTTGGCGTTCCGCCAGGCCGCCGTAAGCGCGGACAAACGGCGGCCGTTTCTTCATCGGGAAGCGGCCCGCGCTCGGGCAAAGGTTCTGAAACAGCGACACGATGCCACGAAACCCTTTGACGAGTATCTGCTCTCGCTGAGAAAACCCACGCTGCGACCGACCTCATCGGCAGCCCGCGTGCTGGAGGCGGCGTTGGATGACCCCGCCGTGCTCTGGTTTGAGGAGATACTCAAGGCGACCCCGGTTTCCTGGGAACCGTTGCAGCGTGCTCGGCGCAAGTGGGTGGGGCAGACTGCCCACGAAGTGATGGCGCGTGCGCTGCGAGGCGAGCCAGCTGGAGGGGCCTTTTTTTGCCGGCCGGCCCTCCAGGAGGCAAAGGAGAGCGTCTCGAGGGAAGTGAAGGAGCGGCTTTCGCTTACGACCTCAAACGCGTATTGGGAATCCTGTTACACGGAGGTGGAAGGTGTGTGCCATAGGATGCTCGAGCGCCTCTTCTCGCTCCCGGCTCTGCCCGATTACGTGGCCATTGAGTTTCCGTTGCCGGCGGGCGCATGGGTGCACCTGGGACACGAAGCGGAGAAGTTCGGCCTTCGCGGCCGCATCGACGCCGCCTTTTCGGATCGGCCCGACTGGGCGGGTGCGACGGTCGAGGTGGTCGACTTCAAGACCGGGACGGAGGGCGTGCTGACCCCGGAAAGGATGGCCGCGGGGCGTGCGTTGCAGCTCGGCTTGTACCTGGATGCGATCCGCAATCTCGGCGCAGCGAGAGGACGCGTGTGGATGGTGCGGCCGGGCCTGGTGGCGCCGAGAAGCGTGGCAATGGAGGACCTCGACACGGCCCTCGCGGGCCTCGATCAAATCAAACGCCATCTCGATACCGGGATCTTTGGGGCGCGGACGCCTGATGTGTCCCCGTTTTCAAGCGGAGGCCTGCAGTGGCCGCTTGCGTGCGTGCGCATCCCGGCCGCGGTGCTCGAGGCGAGGTTCGCGAAGTCATTCCATGACCTCGTGCCTGAAGTGGAGGAGGCCAAGGATGAAGGCTGATCCCATCGACCAACCTGCGCGGCGTCGCTTTGCCGAGGAGCTGGACACCAATTTTGCGGTCTCGGCGAACGCAGGTTCAGGAAAGACCACGGCGATCTCGCATCGGCTGGCCGCGATGGCCCAGCGCCCGGACGCCCGTGAATTGCTGGCGCGCACGGCCGTGGTCACCTACACGAAGAAAGCGGCGCGGCAGATCGGGCAGCGCGCGCGCAGCGTGCTTCTCTCGCGGCTTGCCGGGCAGGGAGCGAAAGACCTGTCACCGCTTGATTCACTTGAGCGTGCGTTCTTCGGGACGATCCACTCCTTCTGCGTGCAGCTGGCTCAGCGCTACGGCCACCGCCTGGGCGTTCACCTCAACCCGGAAGTGCTCGATGAGCAGTCTGACGAGGCGGTGTGGATGGATTTCCTCTCACAGGATTCGATGGATTTCCGGTCTGTGACGGCGGAGCAGTGGGCCTTGTTCTCTCGCCTGCAACCCCTCGACGGCCTTTTTCCGCTTGCGCGCTCGCTGGAGCGGCCACGCGCGGAGAAGCTGCGGCAGCGCATGCCGGGCCCGCCACCACGGGACCTGCCGCAGGACGTGCTGCACGCCCTCCTGCAGGCAAAGCCGGCGCGGGCGCAGAAGAAGACGATTGAGAATTGGAATGCCAGCGTGGAGCAGGTGAAGGCTTGGCGCGCGGAGTTCCTCGCGGGGGGTACCTACCTGCATTTCCCAAAGCCCGAAGGCTCCGCAGCGGCCATCAAGGAGTTCTACCAACAACTGTTCGCCCCGCTGAAACAGTGGGTCGCGGAGGTGGGCGGGGTGATTGCTGCCGAACTG is part of the Opitutaceae bacterium genome and harbors:
- a CDS encoding ABC transporter permease, with amino-acid sequence MRVIRGVLVHLRLQLITHVRNRQALLYSLVLPLLFLAGFAAVFRAGEPPLLDQAGQLVTLTLLGGACFGLPVTLVAERQAGLWRRHRLNPVSPVWILIAVLATRCALLVASLGLQVAVAHLAWGMPLPADLWSPACALSVSAAAFLCLGLLIAAAADTVPAVQALGQCLFLPVVILGGVGVPVAALPDWAQVFSAFTPGRYSVELVQAAWIGAPTAESLPWFALLAIGMGAGTAGLLLFRWSPTHRPSGSERFRASLGLVPWLAVGAWAALSGRIGPVSAVPEPEHLDEARIRAIDTTGLPADDSLVTPMRALDRSGDQAVRDLRQLLPGWQGRFGGDPRDRVRGVLSAAALADAGQDVLERDLALAVYLHLRDAFPPGELRRLLAWIALTPERGRVASDASELGVKRRAPEALVRERTRLYALKFMLLIRDEGVTSPR
- a CDS encoding copper-binding protein; translation: MQFTLRPVIIRTFALAAAVVLAHTPRLLAEESCKCCEPTSEKAGEAAEKHPLKGVIRRVNAEKSRITVKHEEIPGFMAAMTMVFTVTPEDAKRLKEGQQIEGVLSRKDGDWILSEIRVVNEAK
- a CDS encoding PepSY domain-containing protein, with product MSTAPLNRRIWRWHFFAGLLVAPFAVFLAVTGAIYLWKPQYEEWRYRDLLQTSRSHTVSLSADSLLESARAALPGRAAILFVPATAPGRSVEVVFRGHAGEAKASVFVHPGDGKVLGIRKESDRLMTFVHDLHGSLLAGATGEVIVELAASWAFILVLTGLHLWWPRPFRAGGFLYPRFTHGSRVAWRDLHAVPAAWCAGLVLLLLATGMPWTRVSGTWIKQLAQWTGEWQPRETQASAHRSELLGGWSPYLADPAKASQAAEAASSEPASPQALSLDRVMAIAAEQRVTDAYAIALPQNSKGVYSILSDRNRAFTRTYLHLDQYSGKILADIRYKDFGRIAKFFTFGIILHEGQLFGPPNQIAGTFACLGIITMALSGVWLWWRRKPAGSLGAPKGTSPFPKWLLVAGGACAVLAPLLLASLLLITLVDVALGRRLAFLN
- a CDS encoding TonB-dependent receptor, whose product is MPFTRILTGAALCAAPHLSYSETVYADLEVVHLDDYLVETNPATYRLKAPAVTHQIMGDDLRALNLPETGDALQHLPNLFIRKRFIGDKNALTSIRGTSNRQPGRTLVYADGILLSNFLGTGFGNSPRWFLVAPEEIEKIAVSYGPYSAIYAGNSIGGTVLFTTKLPSKLTSTVRVQSFVQNFTEYGTDRDYVGRSFYASVGDRKGRLSYFAFLNRLENDSHPMTFATVNESQTTAGGQGALATTGALRDTDFSGNARLVYGSAGSTEAIHDLLKLKLGLDVTESLHLRYTAMYWQNQEKSLSPETYLHDSAGQPVWAGRVELGGRTYTIPANAFSLSRRYQADLVNAVTVAHEPTDGLQAAVTASWYDVLKDKGYASSSALPLAANGGGGQATIIGRTGWQSVDAVFGWHGTDSFSAAHAPAFGYHYDRYFTRQNQWAMTDWTRDEARTSLSNGNGGRTRTHALFAQDAWRITQALSLTLGVRWEDWEAAEGFRARDVSGNRLSSSYPARNQNAWSPKLAVAYRFTPAFTSRLSLARAVRFPTVGELFQGSLSTTGSLTQNDPNLKPERDLAKDLTLEHALAGGGTARMSVFEEDVHDALISQSTLRPDGTTFSGVQNVRRVRTRGAEAAVQARETGIEGLTLDASLSYTRSVILENPGFTASVGKQFPRIPRWQVKAIATYAATRSLSLSAAARYSSYQYNTLDNSDPFGGYGGTDSFFVADLKATWSPLRMFTLSAGVDNVNDRRYHVFHPMPGRTWVAELRWTF
- the rpsT gene encoding 30S ribosomal protein S20, translated to MANTKSAIKAARKTARLTARNKAVKTRLKTLHKKFEAAVKANDAATAASAGRSYASAMDRATKSGVVHKNAAARAKAHVAKFAQAK
- a CDS encoding PD-(D/E)XK nuclease family protein gives rise to the protein MEAPPVELLLYRHVASAWEPCVRPWLEQAAHFAGRSWVVVSSRGQAQAWKQYCLERNLPLLGVEFLTPGLARQKWVAQGIWKPALGRELLLHGLGREVEAMLADPALAEADHALLLSLKTDLETALDDFDALLRAGFGPQAFPWPILTQLFERLEQWTASLGYELAPRQAIHAANSPSVLESRILVLGLGPENWGEFPNVVALVRRCRQATVVLPEPELRGGKDVDERWVEAWEAVLGVPAVPLDSGEPANCGSAVVGWLPGTDGDSKIDWARVSSVVARSSLDESALIAHGVQTWLAAGAESIAVVFPKADAVYVDVRARLGAAGVAFRDEIGAAGLVSPETACQRALLQLWTEGGRWNELLALWPHAVRQGKTRVALHAFRRAVQRWFDATQTLQIRDASPLIEAGTGEAAVALQKLLPALQLEWPVDATLDLVLRRCEEAWEAWETGVPGGWEALRAFAEREQRAEPPSRWFSLIQRFLAEPGTEAKPPGSAGFARVVLTTRRRADGAPWTHLWLAEGNAGVWPQRRESSCWLPDETRQELARNAPHRLAVFTADERAWLEKCAYARLARDTRDTLVISASVQDPVDPEAERAPNAWLERLLWQVPTRDQGSSLELAFRQAAVSADKRRPFLHREAARARAKVLKQRHDATKPFDEYLLSLRKPTLRPTSSAARVLEAALDDPAVLWFEEILKATPVSWEPLQRARRKWVGQTAHEVMARALRGEPAGGAFFCRPALQEAKESVSREVKERLSLTTSNAYWESCYTEVEGVCHRMLERLFSLPALPDYVAIEFPLPAGAWVHLGHEAEKFGLRGRIDAAFSDRPDWAGATVEVVDFKTGTEGVLTPERMAAGRALQLGLYLDAIRNLGAARGRVWMVRPGLVAPRSVAMEDLDTALAGLDQIKRHLDTGIFGARTPDVSPFSSGGLQWPLACVRIPAAVLEARFAKSFHDLVPEVEEAKDEG